Proteins from one Syntrophaceae bacterium genomic window:
- the thiD gene encoding bifunctional hydroxymethylpyrimidine kinase/phosphomethylpyrimidine kinase yields the protein MGIVRVLTIAGSDSGGGAGIQADLKTITVLGGFGMSVITALTAQNTRGVWGIHKVPPSFVAAQFDAVAGDIGVDAAKTGMIASRSIIRMVAAKVREYDIDRLVVDPVMVAKGGASLMEAAARNALIRELIPLARVITPNIPEAEVLTGIDIRGTEDMKRAAEAIAGMGARSVVVKGGHLEGDAVDLLYENGECRLFRTPRLRTKDTHGTGCTFSAALTVGLAKGQSVEQAVAEAKRYITSAIRHSLRLGGGNGPTNHLAPLLERRKEEEGEAS from the coding sequence ATGGGCATTGTACGCGTCTTGACGATCGCCGGCTCCGACTCCGGGGGCGGCGCGGGGATTCAGGCGGACCTGAAAACGATTACGGTCCTGGGCGGCTTCGGAATGAGCGTGATCACCGCCCTGACGGCCCAGAACACCCGCGGAGTCTGGGGAATTCACAAGGTGCCGCCGTCCTTCGTGGCGGCCCAGTTCGACGCCGTGGCGGGGGACATCGGGGTGGACGCCGCCAAGACGGGGATGATCGCTTCAAGGTCGATTATCCGCATGGTGGCGGCGAAGGTTCGGGAATACGACATCGATCGGCTGGTCGTCGATCCGGTCATGGTCGCCAAGGGCGGTGCCTCGCTGATGGAGGCCGCCGCCCGGAACGCTCTTATCCGTGAACTGATTCCCCTGGCCCGCGTGATCACCCCGAACATTCCCGAAGCGGAGGTCCTGACGGGGATCGACATCCGGGGGACGGAAGACATGAAGCGGGCCGCGGAGGCCATCGCCGGAATGGGAGCCCGAAGCGTCGTCGTCAAGGGCGGGCACCTGGAGGGCGATGCGGTGGATCTGCTCTACGAGAACGGCGAATGCCGCCTGTTCCGGACTCCGCGACTCCGGACAAAGGATACCCACGGGACCGGCTGTACGTTTTCCGCCGCGCTGACGGTCGGTCTGGCGAAGGGGCAATCCGTCGAGCAGGCGGTGGCGGAAGCGAAACGGTATATCACGTCGGCGATCCGCCACAGCCTGCGGCTCGGAGGCGGCAACGGCCCGACGAACCACCTGGCGCCGCTTCTGGAGAGACGGAAGGAAGAGGAAGGAGAAGCATCATGA